TTGGTTTTGTGATCTACCTCAACACACATATCATATTGCTATCATGTTGCGCAAGGTGCGCGGCCGGTTTGGCGATAAGGTGAGTTTGGCTCTATTCGGCATTAGCGGCGTAAGAACTGACTTGTGCAGTTGAATCCAGATGATGCCTTTTTGAGTTGTAAGTGTTCGAGGCGGAATCTGCCCTCTTGGTAATCTGAAGACAGTACACTTACAAGTCGTCCTCGGGTGCTCATAGATTACGACGTGCGATGTATGGAATCCACCCCCGAAGTGAGGAAGGGCTCTAGTTTGCTAATGAACATGCAGTGACAAGAGAGGACATGCAAACTCTTAAGAACGACTGGCTCACAGACAATGTGGGTTTGAATGGCGAGACAATCCTTCCAGCCAGGACATATGAGCTAATGTGTCACAGATCATCTCATTTTGGGAGGAGTAAGTCTCCAGAGCCGGTCTGACATATCTCACACCACCCAACATGGCACTAATTCCGACTCGCTTGCTCTAGGTATCTCGAACATGAATTTCTTTCACGATACCAATCCTCCAATATCATTCTCCTCCGTCCCAGCATGTCATTCATGATTCTTCAAACCCCCGATCCACGCACCCTGCGCGAAGCACTCCCGGACTTTACTCGAGCCACCCATGTATTCCTCCCCATCAACGACTGCCGCAATGTCTCCCAAGCAGAAGGAGGCACACACTGGTCCCTCCTATTGATCTCGGTCGTCGACCGCATCGCATTCCACTATGACTCGCTATACCAAGGAAACATCTGGGAGGCAGAAACGTTGACTCGTAAATTTGGATACCTCCTAAACATTCCCATTAGGTTCCTACATCTCAATGACTCACCCCAGCAAGACGGCGGCAGCGACTGCGGTGTCTACGTGTGTATGAACATGCGTCATCTTCTCATGAAGCGGTTGCTGATGGCGAGCGCACATGAGAAGGTGAGTATGAGTCTCGGTGGTCGGAAGGTCGACGCCAATGCTTCTCGGAAAGAGATGGCCAAGATCATCGAAGGGTTCCGGAAAGAAGGCGAGCGCCGACGATCGTATGTCACCCGTGGTCAACCTAGCTGTGCAGTACAGTAAGGAAAACAGAAGCAAGAAACTAACAATGGATCTTTTTAGAACAAGCGGCAGTCCTATGGGAAAGAAATCGAGGAGTCCTCCGCGTGTTGATTGATTGGTCTTTCCTTGTTCATTTTTATGAGTTTACGCCTGCTTTTGGTTCCCTTACACACTTGCCGACTATTTTTTACAAGGCAGAGCTTCATCGAAAACATATGGACGTTAAATTGACGACCGTGTACTTACCACCGTTGCATTGCTTGAATGCGTATCATGAACTACATAACAATATTCAATGTACGTTGCATTGTATCATCTGCTACTCACTAACTTATTTCTATTGGTTTCCCGAAGGGTTTATGTACCTGGACATACTACCTGCCTCTAAAGGGGGGTGGGATATAAACACCTCATCAAAGATGGCCAAGTGACCTAGTTCTCCGAGTATAGCTCGAATCCACATTCTCCAACTAGGCCAGGCATTCCCGAGGGTCCGACCTGGCACTCTGCTAGTGAAAAGGAACGATCAGTCGCCATCTTCCGCTTAGTACATATGACATGGTCAATCTCTAAGTCAGGCTGTTGGTTCTAAATTAATTGCAACGTTGCAGGTTCTCGAGATGCACTATCGATGTGTAGTTTGACTTTGCAGAAGGCACTATTGTCTACGGACCAGACTGCTCTGACATCAACGGCTTCGTGTACTTTTATAGTATCTAGGTGATCTGTAGGCGAAAGCACGGCCGATGAGCCATATGTTTTCATCTATCTACTTGATGGATTCCCGGACAGGATTTACTATTCGAAGCCTGGTGAAATCTTCGACTTCTCTCATTGTTCAATGGCTGAGTCTGGTTTGTACAATATGGGGGACTATGGGATGGGGAGGGGCAAAGCGGGCAAAGATCAAATGCCCCATTTTGTAGGGATGATGCCTTTAGTTATAGATTGTTTTCGACATGTACTACAACTTGAAGCGATTCCAATCCCGTCAGGTTTATCAAATCCCTCGCGCCAATGACCGCAGGTCGAAGGGGGCTGAGCGCCAGAATTCTGCAAGTACCCTAGTGCAAAAGACAATAGCAGCTTAGGAGTGACCTTGAAACTGACAGCCATTTGATTGACAATGCGACGCTTTTCGACCTTTTTTGATCGATGCTCAAAGTCATCATCCAGAGGGATGTCCTCTGTGGCTGGTAAGCCCGATCTCTTCGAGTACACCTCTGGACGCTTTTTGTGAGTCCTGGCGGCGGTTAGCTGATGAACGCGTCAACTGCGATAAACTGACTTGCAGCGTCCAACTAGATTCAACGAAGAGCTTCGTCACGCTGAACGCCGTGTTAAATTCGACGTGGATGCTCTTGCAAGAGTGGCCTGTCATTCTGTCGGTCGACACTTCAAGAGCGTGGCCTCGGTCACAAAACTCGCCGAGGGGGGCTTCAACCGTGTCTTGCAAGTCACCTTCAACGACGGATATGCTGTTCTTGCAAGGCTATCGTACAGAACGACTGTTCCGAGACATCATACAGTGGCTAGTGAAGCTGCTACACTCGCACTTCTGCGTGCTCATGGAGTCCCAGTCCCAAAAGTCCTTGCGTATTCTCCAGATCAAACAAACGCCGTCGGAACCGAATATCTTATACTTGAAAAGCTGGAAGGAGCGCCCTTGAGTGAGCAATGGCTCTCCTTGGATACCAAAACTCGGGTCAGAATACTGAGACAGGTTGTCGATCTGGAGAGACGATTTATGAGCATTCACTTTCCAGCAAGCGGAAGTCTCTATCACCGCCAAGATCTCGACGACTCACAACTGTTTGCCTCAGTCTCGGACGACATCGTCGTTGGCCCAACTGCACAGCATGAATGGTGGTATCGAGAACGGGCCTCTCTAGCGGTTGACCGCGGCCCGTGTCAGTCTTATCCAGGAGTGCCTATTTTCTTTGAAATTATTGACTTCGAGCCAGGGAATACCTTTCAGCATGCTTTGAAGCACCTGCCAAGCGCGATATAGAATTGTGTGAAAGATTTGGCAAACCACGCCTACATGTCGAAAGATACCTACGAGAAATACACCAGTTCCAACCCCTGTCACCTATTCCGTACCAACATCTTCTTGCCAAATTTTTGAAGTTAGCGCCCTACCTTGACGTCTCATCGGGCTACCGCATGGCTCGTCCGACTCTTCGTCATCCGGACTTTTCGCCGAGTAATATTTTGGTGAATACGTCCAACGACATAGTAGGGATCATTGACTGGCAACATGCGGTCATTCTGCCCCTCTGTCTATACGCTGGAATCCCAGATCATTTTCAATATTGGGGCGAATATTGGGGCGATCCAGTATCTGAGTCGTTATCCAAGCCGGAGGTCAAATTACCAGACAATTTTGATCAACTCAGCCACGAAGAACAGGCAACCATTCAAGAGACAATGCGGAGACAGATAGACCATTTCTATTATGCTGCATTGACTATGAAATCCCTGCCGGATCATTTTGACGCTATCAGAGCAGAAAACTGTATGCTTCGAGCGAAGCTATTTCATCATGCACTGGCTCCTTGGGAAGGAGATTCTGTCTCATCAAAGTGTGCCATGTTGCAGGTCCTCAAGAATTGGCCTATGTCGCTAGATGAAGGAGCACAAACGAGACCTGTGGAATGTCCAATTCACTTTGCGGAGGAAGAGGTACAGACTTGTTCGGAGGATCATCGCCAAGAACAAGAGAAACTACAGGAGCTGGGTGAGATGAGGGATCTGATCGGGACAGATGCCCTAGGCTGGGTTTCACATGAGGATGAGCTCGAACGATGCAGGGCTGTCATCCAGAGCATTATGGATGGTTTGGTGGACCATTCAAGCACTGAGATGGAGAAAATCGCGGTCCTTTACCATTTTCCTTTCGATGATCATGAGGAAAATGCGTGATGTCTTTCCATAGTTTAGGTCTCGATCTTGATGAATACGTCCGCAGGTAATTTTGCAAGTTAACACACATTGCACATACCTAATTCGAGATCGGGAGTCGTTTTCCCTGAACAAAAACAAGTAGAAGTTGAGCTGTCTAATTAAAGTCCTTCCATATCATCCCGGCAGCCCCGTATCTTATCGCCGTGCGGAGCCAAAGCCCATGCGCAACGTCAATTCCCCTCAATATTTCCCGAATCcactcttcttcttgttcatCACCTCAAACCTTTTGAGAGCAACTCAAACTCCCAGTCAGGCTGAACCGGGTAGATGCCGCAGAACTCGAGAGGCGACACCGAGCAGAGCGGTAAGCGCCAATCGATCGGCAAGAGGAAGCTTTCTGATCAAGGAGAGCCGTCGCAGCCGCGACCACCAACCATCTCCGAGCTCCTCTCCCAGAGGTATTCGCCCGACCGAAGTCTTGATACACAGGAACATAAGCGTTCTCGCCTGTCGTTGTCTCCTTCACGTCCCTCACCAATCCAAACGATGCATCCGATTTCCGGTTCCCCGCCTAAGAATGGCGCCGCGCCAGGTCGAGGACTGTCTGGGCCAAATGGCCCCGTCAGACCCCCAGGCTTGAACGCTAACACTCGCAAAAATAACTTTTCTCCTCACAGCGGCGCGAAGAAGCTCGTCGTTAAGAACCTTCGTACCGGACCGCGGCTTAACCAGGAATCATATTTCGATAAGGTGTGGTTGCAGTTGGATGCGGCTCTAATGGCCATTTTTGATGGCAGGAAACCCGATAGCTCGCTGGAAGAGCTATACAAAGGCGGGGAGAATGTATGCCGCCAGGAGCGGGCTGCTTTGTTGGCTAAGAAGCTTCAGGATCGGTGCAGAGAGTTTGTCAGTGGGAAACTGCGCACGAATCTTGTTACCAGAGCTGGAGGTAGCACTGATGTTTATACATTGCGGGCAGTGATCGAGGCATGGCTGGCCTGGCACTCGAAGCTAGTATGTGACAACGAAACATCTCGAATGGAGTTCACAGCTaacttttcctctttctccaGGTTACCGTTCGCTGGATCTTTTATTATCTTGACCAGTCATTCCTTCTGCATTCCAAAGAGCAACCAGTGATCCGTGAAATGGGATTAATTCAATTCCGATCATACATCTTCTCCGACGCCAGCCTGAAGCCAAAGATTTTGAAAGGAGCTTATGATTTGATCGAGGCTGATCGATGCGGATTTACAAAGGCACTAGCAGATTCATCTCTGCTTAGAGAGGCCATAGAGCTTTTCCATAGCCTCGATGTATATGGGAGTGACTTTGAGCCTTTGCTCATGGCCAAGTCCAAGGAGTTTGTGACGGAGTGGTCTCAACAACAAGCAGCAGGATCTCTAGCTGCATATGTCGAGAATGCTCACCAGTTGATCGAACGTGAAGTAGAACGGTGCGGGCGCTTCTCTTTTAATCGAAGCACGAAGCTCAAACTGTCCGAGCTCCTGGATGAGACTTTAGTT
Above is a genomic segment from Penicillium digitatum chromosome 3, complete sequence containing:
- a CDS encoding Peptidase C48, SUMO/Sentrin/Ubl1, giving the protein MLRKVRGRFGDKLNPDDAFLSYYDVRLTREDMQTLKNDWLTDNIISFWEEYLEHEFLSRYQSSNIILLRPSMSFMILQTPDPRTLREALPDFTRATHVFLPINDCRNVSQAEGGTHWSLLLISVVDRIAFHYDSLYQGNIWEAETLTRKFGYLLNIPIRFLHLNDSPQQDGGSDCGVYVCMNMRHLLMKRLLMASAHEKVSMSLGGRKVDANASRKEMAKIIEGFRKEGERRRSTSGSPMGKKSRSPPRVD
- a CDS encoding Protein kinase-like domain, which gives rise to MSSVAGKPDLFEYTSGRFLFNEELRHAERRVKFDVDALARVACHSVGRHFKSVASVTKLAEGGFNRVLQVTFNDGYAVLARLSYRTTVPRHHTVASEAATLALLRAHGVPVPKVLAYSPDQTNAVGTEYLILEKLEGAPLSEQWLSLDTKTRVRILRQVVDLERRFMSIHFPASGSLYHRQDLDDSQLFASVSDDIVVGPTAQHEWWYRERASLAVDRGPWNTFQHALKHLPSAI